The sequence below is a genomic window from Paroedura picta isolate Pp20150507F chromosome 12, Ppicta_v3.0, whole genome shotgun sequence.
CGACGCAATCCTGTAGAATCAGAAAGTTGTTTGCATTCTTTTCACAGCCGCCATAAACGAATGCCTCACATTTTTGCGTTCCTGTATTGTAATAGTAGCGCGGGAACGATGCTTTGCAACGGCCTGTTTTTTTTGGCAAAGTGCAGAAGTCAGGTAGAGTCGTTGCCTGTTCGTACTTCTGAGCCAGTTCTACATAGGAATGACAAGAACGAAGGCAGGTCTCGAGAAGCCGAAATACGTTTGTGCCATCATCACAACCTGTGTAAACATACGGCTGACACTTCTTTGTTTCAGTATCATAGTAGTAACGGCTTGTTGGGTCTGATCTGCAGTCTTTCATTTTTGGAATCCCAAAGCAGTGAGTTGGGAGAAGAGCTAGGGAGGGGTGAAGAAAAATGACAAAGGTCTTAGATATAATCATATCGCCTGGAACACAGAAATGAGAAGCATTGGACGGTGTCATTTTGGTAATTCCAGTGTTCCAGTATATCTAGGTAGAAATCAGAGCAAAGACGAAGATCATctgttacaggggtagtcaaactgcggccctccagatgtccatggactacaattcccaggagccccctgccagcgaacgctttgactgcccctgatctattATCTCAACTTCCAGAACATGTACATTAGAAGCATGGACGGTGTCATTGTCATAATTCCAGATCTTGAGGTGGTAACTTGTGAGGATACAAGGATGGAACAATCCTCTCAGGATTCCTTATTCCTAAGGTCAGTCCACTCAAGTgtctttccacacaaggaaaatcCCTGTTGTGACCTCACTGCTGCCGGGAATGCAGACACATTCCCAATGGTAACACAGGTTCCCCGTGGGAGTATGCTTTGTTGTATACTCTCACACCCACCATGACTCGACAGCTGGAGTGTTTTTAGTGGCTTCTACCAACAGTCGGAGTAGCTGTGTCACTGTAGCATAAGGATGCTATAGCAATATACCGGCTCCTTTTAAAAAGTTGGTAGAAAGAACCGTGCTGTTAGTGGACAGGGCACAGATGGGAggtgaaatgaagaagaagataaattgttttatattttgcttttgtcTACTTTTCTCTACTTTTCTCCAAGCCACCTGCAATCACATCCCCTTGCTCGCCTTGCAACAGGCATCTTTTGCGGGAGGTAAGGCGgagagagttctcagagaactgggaatggcccaaggtcagcagATTGATTTGTGtgaaggaggagtagggaatcaaaccgagttctctggattagagtccactgATCTTAACCATGACATGAACCTGGCTCTGCTGCCGGATAGGGGAATATATATATTCTCCAGTTCTTGTTCTTCCACAGACTCCTATACCCAATTTTAATTGTTCCTATTGTCTCTAGGTTACACCAAAGTCCTGCTTTCTATCTCAGGTGACTGAGGAGGTGGTCAAAGGGACCTGTAAAGAACAGGAACAGCAGCCACAATGGCTGCATATTGTGGCTGCAGCAGGCATTTCTAAAGACTTCCGCAGCCAACTGAGAAACCTGTCCGACACGAGGCCCTTGAACGCTCCACTTGTTAGGAGAATGGCTAGCCATGAAGATAAAACTCCTGAACCAGCACTCAAGCTTTGGGAATCAGAATCTCCCAAATAGAAGTGGGTGGCTTAGAAAGGCAGCCTAAGGGCACATGCATCCATGAGGGCTACAGTATAATTCTTACCCCTCTCCAAGTCAGTGAGTTGCAGTTCACACCTGGGTGCAAGAAGTCCaacaaggaggacaaggaggaagatGTGAGGGTGGCTCATGGTGGCTGCTTGGTGGGATTTCCCAGTGTCGAGGTTTATATAATGCTCCACAGGGAAATGCTTACAAATGTTTAATTTGCTTCAGTTCACTGATTTGGCTAGTTCTTCATCCTGTTTGCTGTTATCCTACAGGCCATTGGGAATGACACGTCAACAATAGCACTACTAACGAAGAAGACAAGGAGAATGGGCAAGTGcataacaaaatggctgatttggctCATATAGTTTGGACTCTTTCTTCCTGCTTCCTGATCAATTGCTTTTGGGCTCCAAGATGTCTGTAGGGGAACCGGGAAATGACTCGTTCAAGAACAGGATTGTTCCCAAGATGTTCTGGGCAGAGCAGCTCCCATGTGTCTCAGCCTATGGACAGTTAGTTTTGGCTGCCTAAAGCCCCTCTCCATTTCCCTGTGGAGTATTATATAAGGCCCAGCACATCAAATCACCATAATCAGGCATGATCACGTGGTTCTTGTCTTCCTTGTTGGACTTCTTGCAATCTGGTCCAAACTGCTCTGGAGGTAAGTGGTTCATCATGAACTTATGCAGATGTCATTTTATGTCAGCTTATCACCCCTACCCCAATCCAGTTTCCATAATTGTAGCTTGCTGTTCAAGATCATCTTCTTGTTTTGAAGTGTTTGGGACTTCTACTCAGACTCTTCTACAGGCTGAAGTATTCTTTTTGGCTGGTTCTTCTCCCCTCAAGAGGAATTATCAGGAGCTCCTTCCAAACTCTGAACTGTGTGGTTTGAGATGTGTGCGTGGATACCAGTTTTTGTTTGCATGGGTTGGACGGTGTGGTGAGGCTTAAATTGTTCTAGTATCATCATTGTACATTTATCCTGGGAATGAGCCCAATACTTATGTTCTCCCTTTCTGTATCACTATTTGCCTGTGCACAGGCAAATTAAGGCTGTCTTAATTTGGAGCTCGTTTCTTGGGACAACCTTTTTCTGATTTTATCCCAAGGAATCCCATTTGGAAGGTGATGAAATGCATACTCCTCAATGTACCCAACAATACATTCCCTCAATGTACCCAACAATACAACTATTaaaactaatctccaggcaatagGTATCaggtcacctggaggaaatgaccgCTTTAGAAGGTGAATTTCTCCCCtactcaaaccccaccctcatcaggctccacccctgtGATCTCCTGGATTCTTTTTATCTACAGGTCAAAGGCATTTCCATGGTTTCTCCATGCAATCCTTCGGTCACAAatattaacattatttatttctgAACCAGAACAGTCTTGATTGCCATTAGCAATCCTTTCTTCAATATATATAAAAGATACATagatgatttattttttattttttattcacagGATAAGACTCCTTTTCAGAATCGTTAAATACACAAGATCCTAATTTGAGATTCAGCTCCAACGTTCATTTTCAACAAGTACCATTGTTAGCTCTGTATGTGTATATAGATCGATATCACTCGATTAATGCTAAATCTTTTCATAAACAAACAGATAAGAATACCTATCTCCATTATCGATCTTACCAGTCACCACATCTTAAAAATAATTTGTCTTGAAA
It includes:
- the LOC143821593 gene encoding BPTI/Kunitz domain-containing protein-like, which gives rise to MKEECSQNSLLPTHCFGIPKMKDCRSDPTSRYYYDTETKKCQPYVYTGCDDGTNVFRLLETCLRSCHSYVELAQKYEQATTLPDFCTLPKKTGRCKASFPRYYYNTGTQKCEAFVYGGCEKNANNFLILQDCVDQCQRFGGGDAQLR